Part of the Usitatibacter palustris genome, GAGAGGAACTGGGGGAAACCGTAGAGGGGGGCGGGGAGCCAGTCGCTGGTGCCCCTGCCGGCGACATCCACGCAGACCACGCGGCGTCCCGCAGCCAGCTTTTCGGCGAGGTAATCGAAGTCCCGGGCATTACCGCTATAACCGTGGACACAGATGACGACGCGCGGATCCTGCGCATCCCCCCACTCGACGTAGTGGAGGCGATGAAATCCGGCGACACCAAGACCAAGATAGGTCTCGTGCCGCGGCCCCTTGTCCGCGGGGCCCTGCGGTTCGAGTCAATGCTGCGCGGTGGCTTCCGGCTTGATCGTTCGACCGGGGCGGCCGGCCAAGGCCTGGATGCCGCGGGTGATCCAGACGAGGGCGTCGCCGATGGCGTCGGCAATTTCTACGCTGCGCTGCAACTGAGCTTCGCGGATGTGGCGTTCGATGCGTGAGTAGTTGTTCACTAACTTATCTCCTTTATTACTTTCAATGGGTTAGGCATTTCGGCACCGTTGCCTTGAACCTGAACCCACGAGTGCAATATAGTGTCCATGTTGCGGTGCAACAAGAGACCTTTTCTTTCCCCATGCCGAAGAAGCCCTTTCCCCAGACCCGCCCCCCGGCCCGCATTCCTCCCCTCGGATCGCTCCGGGCGTTCGAGGCGGCCGCGCGCCACCTGAGCTTCCAGAAGGCCTCGGAGGAGATCCACGTCACCGCCTCTGCCGTGGGGCAACAGGTCCGGACGCTGGAGGAGTACCTGGGCGTGGCGCTCTTCAAGCGCCTGCCGCGGTCGCTGGTCCTGACCGCGGCCGGGGAGGCGATGCTCCCCAAGGTCCGCGAGGGCTTCGAGTGCTTTGCCGCGGCCATCGCGGCACTGCACAAGCCGACGGCGTCCGGGGTGCTGACCCTGGGAGCGCCCCCGACTTTCACGAGCCGCTGGCTGATGCCGCGGCTACACGGTTTCGCCGCGGCCCATCCCGAGGTCGAGCTGCACGTGACCACCAGCGTCGGGATGATCGACCGCAACAATGAAAAGGTCGCGGCCGATGCCGTGCGCCTCGATCCGCGCGACGAGGACGTGATCACCACCATTCGCTATGGCGCGGGGCGGTATCCGGGCTCGCGCGTGGACCGCATCTTCCAGGGCTCGTACGTGCCGGTGTGCTCTCCCGCGTTGCTCAAGGGGCGCCGCCCGTTGCGCCAGCCCGAGGACCTTCGCTACCAGACGCTGATCCACGACGAGGGTGTGGCCGACCTCGTGGGGCGCCCGGCGTGGAGCGAATGGGTGCAGACCGAGGGCGTGAAGGGAGTCGACGCGAATCGCGGGCCGCGCTTCAGCGATTCGGCGCTCGCCATCGAAGGCGCGATCGACGGACTGGGCGTCGCGCTCGCGTTGTGGCCGCTCGTGCGCGCCGACGTGATGGCCGGGCGCCTCGTGGTGCCGTTCGAAGCGCCGATTCCCTCGGGTTATGCGTACTACCTCGTCACGCCCGAGTCCGAGGCTGATCGCCCGGAGATCGTCGCGT contains:
- the gcvA gene encoding transcriptional regulator GcvA, coding for MPKKPFPQTRPPARIPPLGSLRAFEAAARHLSFQKASEEIHVTASAVGQQVRTLEEYLGVALFKRLPRSLVLTAAGEAMLPKVREGFECFAAAIAALHKPTASGVLTLGAPPTFTSRWLMPRLHGFAAAHPEVELHVTTSVGMIDRNNEKVAADAVRLDPRDEDVITTIRYGAGRYPGSRVDRIFQGSYVPVCSPALLKGRRPLRQPEDLRYQTLIHDEGVADLVGRPAWSEWVQTEGVKGVDANRGPRFSDSALAIEGAIDGLGVALALWPLVRADVMAGRLVVPFEAPIPSGYAYYLVTPESEADRPEIVAFRSWLLAASTVETD